From a single Paenibacillus sp. FSL W8-0426 genomic region:
- the sufB gene encoding Fe-S cluster assembly protein SufB → MAKKAPELEEYKYGFRDEHKSIFQTGKGLTAEVVTEISRIKNEPEWMLEFRLKALKQFEKMPMPKWGGDLDELDFNDIQYYVRPSEKQGKTWEEVPSEIKETFDKLGIPEAEQKFLAGVSAQYESEVVYHNMQKELEDQGVIFMDTDTALREHPEILREYFATVIPPADNKFAALNSAVWSGGSFIYVPKGVKCEVPLQAYFRINSENMGQFERTLIIADEDSFVHYVEGCTAPIYSTNSLHSAVVEIICKKNARVRYTTIQNWAPNIYNLVTKRAVAEENATMEWVDGNIGSKLTMKYPAVVLKGRGAKGSVLSIAVAGKNQHQDAGAKMIHLAPDTTSTIVSKSISKHGGKVTYRGLASFGRQAEGAKANIKCDTLILDNESTSDTIPYNEIMNDNIVLEHEATVSKVSEDQLFYLMSRGLTEAEATQMIIMGFIEPFTKELPMEYAVEMNRLIKFEMEGSIG, encoded by the coding sequence ATGGCTAAAAAAGCACCAGAATTGGAAGAGTACAAATATGGTTTTCGCGACGAACACAAATCCATCTTTCAAACCGGTAAAGGTCTGACGGCTGAAGTCGTCACCGAAATTTCCCGGATCAAAAACGAACCGGAGTGGATGCTGGAGTTTCGTTTGAAAGCTCTGAAACAATTTGAAAAGATGCCAATGCCGAAATGGGGCGGAGATCTGGACGAATTGGATTTCAACGATATTCAATACTATGTTCGTCCTTCCGAAAAACAAGGGAAAACATGGGAAGAGGTACCTTCCGAAATCAAGGAAACGTTCGACAAACTCGGTATTCCTGAAGCAGAGCAAAAATTCCTGGCAGGGGTATCCGCTCAGTACGAGTCCGAGGTTGTATACCATAACATGCAAAAGGAACTGGAAGACCAAGGCGTGATCTTCATGGATACGGACACTGCGCTCAGAGAGCATCCAGAAATTTTGCGCGAATATTTCGCAACGGTCATTCCGCCGGCAGACAACAAATTTGCTGCATTGAATAGTGCGGTATGGTCCGGAGGCAGCTTCATCTACGTTCCAAAAGGCGTGAAATGCGAAGTGCCTTTGCAAGCCTATTTCCGGATCAACTCCGAAAATATGGGACAATTCGAGCGTACGCTGATCATTGCGGACGAAGACAGCTTCGTTCACTATGTTGAGGGCTGTACGGCTCCGATCTACAGCACCAACTCGCTGCACAGTGCGGTCGTTGAGATCATCTGTAAGAAAAATGCCCGCGTTCGTTACACAACGATTCAAAACTGGGCGCCAAACATCTATAACCTCGTAACCAAACGTGCGGTTGCCGAAGAAAATGCAACGATGGAATGGGTCGATGGCAACATCGGTTCCAAACTGACCATGAAGTATCCTGCGGTTGTATTGAAAGGCCGCGGAGCGAAAGGTTCCGTTCTGTCCATCGCGGTAGCAGGCAAAAACCAACATCAGGATGCAGGGGCGAAAATGATTCACCTTGCACCGGATACAACGTCCACGATCGTATCCAAATCGATCAGTAAACATGGCGGTAAAGTAACGTATCGCGGACTGGCTTCATTTGGCCGTCAGGCTGAAGGCGCCAAAGCCAACATCAAGTGTGATACACTCATTCTCGACAATGAGTCCACATCCGATACGATTCCTTACAACGAAATCATGAACGATAACATTGTGCTGGAGCATGAAGCAACGGTATCCAAAGTATCCGAGGATCAGCTCTTCTATCTGATGAGCCGCGGATTGACCGAAGCGGAAGCGACGCAAATGATTATCATGGGCTTTATCGAGCCGTTCACCAAAGAACTGCCGATGGAATACGCGGTAGAGATGAACCGTTTGATCAAATTCGAGATGGAAGGCAGCATCGGTTAA
- a CDS encoding HD-GYP domain-containing protein, giving the protein MKLGKRIFSEEGLVLLSEGVELTSRLIARLKELGIGYVYIKDAATDDIIVPDMLQEDTRRRALVEIRKQFQNMSTVKTKSRMPHFGKAFSGLMDSILDDIGGQKEAMIMLMDMNTSDFDLYNHSLNVCVYTLVLGVASGYTRHQLTEIGLGALLHDIGKTQVPAEILHKPARLSDEEFKIVQQHTTYGHRILKDEPGIPLLAAHCALQHHERIDGSGYPFGLKGNEIHEYAKWLALADSYDAMTSNRVYQQALLPHQAVEVLYTGSGTLYEQWMLAKFRDCVAIYPIGISVMLSTGEVGVVSAIHPRIPQRPRIRVLKDADGQMLAQPYEIDLTTALSVMITGVEGAEKIPPQLDCNEFS; this is encoded by the coding sequence ATGAAGCTGGGAAAACGAATATTTAGTGAAGAAGGTTTGGTCTTGCTTAGTGAGGGGGTCGAATTAACCAGTCGCTTGATTGCACGCCTCAAAGAGTTGGGGATCGGCTATGTATATATCAAGGACGCGGCCACGGACGACATTATCGTTCCCGACATGCTGCAAGAAGACACGAGGCGCAGGGCCCTGGTGGAGATCAGAAAGCAGTTCCAGAACATGTCGACGGTCAAAACAAAGAGCCGGATGCCGCATTTCGGCAAAGCGTTCAGCGGTTTGATGGATTCAATTCTGGACGATATCGGCGGCCAGAAGGAAGCGATGATCATGCTGATGGACATGAACACGAGCGATTTTGATCTATACAATCATTCTCTCAATGTATGTGTCTATACCCTGGTACTGGGTGTGGCTTCGGGGTATACAAGGCATCAGCTGACGGAGATCGGGCTTGGCGCACTGCTGCACGATATCGGAAAAACCCAGGTTCCGGCAGAAATTCTGCATAAGCCTGCCAGATTGAGTGATGAGGAGTTCAAAATCGTTCAGCAGCACACTACATATGGACACCGCATTCTGAAAGATGAACCCGGAATCCCGCTTCTGGCCGCCCATTGCGCACTGCAGCATCATGAACGGATTGATGGTAGCGGTTATCCTTTCGGTTTGAAAGGAAACGAGATTCATGAGTATGCCAAATGGCTGGCACTCGCCGATTCTTATGATGCGATGACAAGCAACCGGGTGTACCAGCAGGCCTTGCTGCCCCATCAGGCGGTTGAAGTGTTATACACGGGTTCGGGAACGCTCTACGAACAATGGATGCTGGCAAAATTTCGCGATTGCGTGGCCATTTACCCGATCGGTATATCCGTTATGCTCAGTACGGGCGAAGTCGGGGTAGTGTCCGCGATTCATCCGCGCATCCCGCAGCGCCCGCGGATCAGGGTGTTGAAAGATGCCGATGGGCAGATGCTGGCTCAGCCGTATGAGATCGATCTTACTACAGCGCTGTCGGTAATGATTACCGGTGTAGAAGGAGCGGAAAAGATCCCGCCCCAACTGGACTGCAATGAATTTTCCTAA
- a CDS encoding HD-GYP domain-containing protein, whose protein sequence is MRVHVTDLKPGDLLKSDVYNSTGLHMLMKGSTLSEDDIFKLLQHGIDYADVEHTASNEHSDAQTLPSDQTRRLQTLFDDTIKGTEVLFKQALEKGFIDDEQVNEIVVPLTTQLEKQKDVVSLLLMLDGDNEYTYNHSLQVGMLSFYIACWMGYDPDECLTVAKAGYLHDIGKSKIPAEILHKPGKLTYEEFEEMKKHTSYGYEIIKKSTQSEILATVALQHHEREDGSGYPLGLKGDEIHPYSRITAVADVYSAMTTNRVYQTKQELISVLCELYSLSFGQLNGEATQELIKHMLPNFIGKRVLLSTGENGLIVMNNPADYFRPLVQTSSAFIDLAKERDIAIVEIYTN, encoded by the coding sequence GTGAGAGTGCATGTTACTGATCTTAAACCTGGCGATCTGTTAAAAAGCGATGTATACAACAGTACAGGTCTCCACATGCTGATGAAAGGTTCCACACTCAGCGAAGACGATATTTTCAAATTGCTGCAACATGGAATCGATTATGCAGATGTAGAGCACACAGCATCCAACGAACACTCTGATGCACAAACCTTGCCTTCCGATCAAACCCGTCGGTTACAAACTCTGTTTGACGATACGATCAAAGGTACTGAAGTGTTATTCAAACAAGCGCTGGAGAAAGGGTTCATTGACGATGAGCAGGTGAATGAGATCGTCGTTCCCCTCACCACCCAACTGGAAAAACAAAAAGACGTTGTTTCCCTTCTCCTGATGCTGGATGGAGACAACGAATACACATATAACCATTCGCTGCAAGTAGGTATGCTATCATTCTACATCGCCTGCTGGATGGGATACGATCCGGATGAATGCCTTACCGTAGCCAAGGCAGGCTACCTGCATGACATCGGGAAATCAAAAATCCCTGCTGAAATTCTACATAAACCAGGCAAGCTGACTTACGAAGAATTCGAAGAGATGAAGAAACATACCTCTTATGGATATGAGATTATCAAGAAATCCACGCAAAGCGAAATTCTTGCTACCGTAGCGCTGCAGCATCATGAACGCGAGGATGGCAGCGGATATCCTTTGGGCCTGAAGGGGGATGAAATTCATCCGTACTCCCGCATCACGGCTGTGGCAGACGTATACAGCGCGATGACCACAAACAGGGTATATCAGACTAAACAGGAACTGATTTCAGTTCTGTGCGAGCTGTACAGCCTCAGTTTCGGACAACTGAATGGGGAAGCCACACAGGAATTAATCAAGCATATGCTTCCGAATTTTATCGGCAAGCGCGTCCTGCTCTCTACAGGAGAAAACGGCCTGATCGTCATGAATAATCCTGCCGATTACTTCCGGCCACTGGTTCAAACTTCCTCCGCTTTTATCGATTTGGCCAAGGAAAGGGATATTGCCATTGTTGAAATTTATACGAATTAA
- the sufD gene encoding Fe-S cluster assembly protein SufD, protein MTTQTILPVESEALRALSESNQEPGWLTEQRLEALKLAGELALPKLEKQKIERWNISEYGTYKAAEALTSLDDAPASIKDLVQDQNEGGLVIQRNSGNVYAKLSEELAAKGVIFTDLATAAREHENLVKPYLNTAVKADEHSIAALHAALWNGGVFLYVPKNVEIEVPLQAVLLTDDASATFAPHVLVVADTNSSVTYVDNYVSSELSAPVFHNGVVEVIAKAGAKVRYATVHQMDAQVTDVSFRRAVLENDATIEWIVGEMNNGDTASNTMSVLKGNGSNSDSKVIAVGSGSQKINYTTEARHFGKNTPSQMITRAVMREEASAIINGITKIEKGATKADGQQTEKVLMLSPKARGDANPILLIDEDDVTAGHAASVGQVNAEQVHYLMSRGINRTDAERLIIIGFLAPVVADIPLEALRTQLQSLIERKLGR, encoded by the coding sequence ATGACTACACAAACCATTCTTCCGGTTGAATCTGAAGCGCTTCGCGCCTTGTCGGAAAGCAATCAAGAACCCGGCTGGCTGACTGAGCAGCGTCTTGAAGCACTGAAGCTTGCAGGCGAACTCGCGCTTCCCAAACTGGAAAAGCAAAAAATCGAACGCTGGAATATCAGCGAATATGGAACATATAAAGCAGCGGAAGCCCTGACTTCCCTGGATGATGCTCCTGCGAGCATCAAAGACCTGGTACAGGATCAAAACGAAGGCGGTCTGGTCATCCAGCGCAATTCCGGCAACGTATACGCGAAACTGTCGGAAGAGCTCGCGGCCAAAGGTGTTATTTTCACGGATCTCGCTACGGCGGCTCGTGAACATGAAAACCTGGTGAAACCGTACCTGAATACGGCTGTCAAAGCCGATGAGCATTCGATTGCTGCGCTGCATGCAGCGCTTTGGAACGGTGGAGTATTCCTTTATGTTCCTAAAAACGTGGAAATCGAAGTGCCTCTGCAAGCCGTTTTATTGACCGATGATGCTTCTGCCACATTTGCGCCGCACGTGCTGGTTGTTGCGGATACGAACAGCTCCGTTACTTACGTGGATAACTATGTTTCGAGCGAGCTGTCTGCACCTGTATTCCATAACGGCGTCGTAGAAGTCATCGCCAAAGCTGGCGCGAAAGTGCGTTATGCGACAGTCCATCAAATGGATGCCCAAGTGACGGACGTATCGTTCCGCCGCGCTGTTCTGGAGAACGACGCAACGATCGAATGGATCGTCGGGGAAATGAACAATGGAGATACGGCGAGCAACACGATGAGCGTGCTTAAAGGCAATGGCTCGAACTCCGATTCCAAAGTAATCGCGGTAGGTTCGGGATCGCAAAAAATCAATTACACGACCGAAGCACGTCACTTCGGTAAAAATACACCATCCCAAATGATCACACGCGCTGTGATGCGCGAAGAAGCTTCGGCGATCATCAACGGAATCACGAAGATCGAAAAAGGCGCAACCAAAGCGGACGGACAGCAAACCGAGAAAGTGTTGATGCTGAGCCCGAAAGCACGCGGAGACGCTAACCCGATCCTCCTGATCGATGAGGATGACGTAACGGCAGGTCACGCTGCTTCGGTAGGCCAAGTCAATGCAGAGCAGGTTCATTACTTGATGTCGCGCGGGATTAACCGTACGGATGCGGAACGCCTGATCATCATCGGCTTCCTAGCTCCGGTGGTGGCGGATATTCCTTTGGAAGCATTGCGTACCCAATTGCAATCCCTGATCGAACGGAAGCTGGGTCGATGA
- a CDS encoding bifunctional UDP-sugar hydrolase/5'-nucleotidase encodes MSLMENERLTILHTNDIHSHFDSMSSIAAMIERERREAGAFLVLDIGDHMDRMAVETEGTLGSANVDVINLTGYDVITIGNNEGLTFTPEQLAKSYSGLQCPVVCGNVLDQRTGLPPAWMKPSLIVDKGGFRIGLLGATAPFTSFYELLGWDVLDPVETLRKQAEAIRPEVDVVIVLSHLGLSTDRRLAEQTDSIDLILGGHTHHVLEEPLIIGGTALGAGGKFGQWLGKMVLERKAESRRPVLVHGGCVPLDRSLLEEKVVLAIETDRMAANEALRQTAVISDRTLAIDYVHESPFANLLAQAVRRFTGARVSVVNAGQLLGDLPSGDITKGMLHSLCPSPINACTIVLKGRHLREALEQCLLPEYTDKPIIGFGFRGNILGTLCVDGLEITFDPDGGPYERIRSISLDGEPLGGEEEIVIGTLDMFTFNVGYPSLAQGTETRYRLPEFIRDLIETELKRPGALDECLRTRWQHI; translated from the coding sequence ATGAGCCTGATGGAAAATGAGCGATTAACGATACTTCATACCAACGACATTCACAGTCATTTTGATTCCATGAGTTCCATCGCCGCTATGATTGAACGGGAACGGCGCGAAGCCGGAGCCTTTTTGGTTTTGGATATAGGGGACCACATGGATCGCATGGCGGTGGAAACGGAAGGAACACTGGGGTCGGCGAACGTCGACGTGATCAATCTGACGGGATATGACGTCATTACGATTGGCAACAACGAAGGTTTGACTTTTACGCCGGAGCAGCTGGCCAAGTCCTATTCGGGTTTGCAGTGTCCGGTCGTATGCGGAAACGTTCTGGATCAACGGACGGGCCTCCCTCCTGCCTGGATGAAGCCCTCCCTGATCGTGGATAAGGGCGGTTTCAGAATCGGCCTATTAGGTGCTACGGCGCCGTTTACGTCCTTTTACGAATTGCTTGGCTGGGATGTGTTGGACCCGGTGGAAACGCTTCGTAAACAGGCCGAGGCGATTCGTCCCGAGGTGGATGTCGTCATCGTGCTGTCCCATTTGGGACTGTCCACGGACCGCAGGCTGGCCGAGCAGACGGATAGCATCGATCTCATTTTGGGCGGACATACCCATCACGTGTTGGAGGAGCCTTTGATCATTGGTGGGACGGCGCTCGGAGCTGGCGGGAAATTCGGTCAGTGGCTGGGTAAAATGGTGCTCGAACGCAAAGCGGAATCGAGAAGGCCGGTTTTGGTGCACGGCGGCTGCGTTCCGCTCGACAGATCGCTGCTGGAGGAAAAGGTGGTGCTCGCGATCGAAACGGACCGGATGGCTGCCAATGAAGCGCTTCGGCAGACCGCGGTTATTAGCGACAGGACGCTAGCCATCGATTACGTGCACGAATCCCCCTTTGCCAATCTGCTGGCCCAAGCCGTGCGCCGCTTCACCGGCGCGCGGGTTTCGGTAGTCAACGCGGGCCAACTGCTGGGTGATTTGCCTTCAGGCGACATTACGAAAGGAATGTTGCATTCCCTATGTCCATCTCCGATCAATGCTTGTACAATAGTGTTAAAAGGCCGTCATCTCCGGGAGGCTTTGGAGCAGTGTCTGCTGCCTGAGTACACGGACAAGCCGATTATCGGATTCGGGTTCCGCGGGAATATTCTTGGCACGTTATGCGTGGACGGATTAGAGATCACTTTTGACCCTGATGGTGGTCCATATGAACGGATCCGTTCGATCTCCCTGGACGGGGAACCGCTTGGCGGCGAAGAGGAAATCGTGATAGGGACCTTGGACATGTTTACGTTTAATGTAGGGTATCCCTCCCTCGCCCAAGGAACAGAGACGAGGTACCGTCTTCCCGAATTCATACGCGATTTGATTGAAACGGAACTGAAAAGACCAGGGGCGCTGGACGAATGTTTGCGAACCCGCTGGCAACATATTTAA
- a CDS encoding M23 family metallopeptidase encodes MSMNPFEGYRVTSSFGYRIHPLHGGQTFHRGIDLVKVPWNAPVFAFMDGIVRFAAEGATGSGFGGYGLTVALEDHRGYLHCYAHLSSIGVRKGQKVKRGQRIGNQGSTGQSTGPHLHYEIRKNSAPSYGYTASEDGVVEPEAYLKSEYGTNGEEHAPMTNEEKLAFEALQKKVDAQAAWVEQQKKLANMSCPAWAKDAYDYYRKYMLTETGSYDFWRMLVIMYRKEKGLSVTSQSDGGTA; translated from the coding sequence ATGAGCATGAATCCATTCGAAGGATACCGCGTCACAAGTTCATTTGGCTATCGGATCCATCCTCTTCATGGAGGGCAGACATTTCATCGGGGGATAGATTTGGTCAAGGTGCCTTGGAATGCGCCTGTATTTGCATTTATGGACGGCATTGTGCGCTTTGCTGCCGAGGGGGCTACTGGTTCGGGATTCGGCGGTTACGGCCTTACAGTAGCGTTGGAGGACCATCGGGGCTACCTGCATTGTTATGCCCATTTGTCCAGCATTGGCGTACGGAAAGGCCAAAAGGTAAAACGTGGACAGCGGATCGGCAATCAGGGAAGCACCGGGCAGAGCACGGGCCCTCACCTTCACTACGAAATACGCAAAAATAGCGCCCCTTCCTATGGCTATACGGCTAGTGAAGACGGTGTAGTGGAACCGGAAGCCTACTTGAAATCTGAATACGGCACGAACGGGGAGGAGCATGCGCCCATGACAAATGAAGAGAAGCTGGCCTTTGAGGCGTTGCAGAAAAAGGTGGATGCTCAGGCAGCTTGGGTGGAGCAGCAGAAAAAGTTAGCCAATATGAGCTGTCCGGCCTGGGCAAAAGACGCATATGACTATTATCGTAAATATATGCTGACGGAGACGGGCAGTTATGATTTTTGGCGGATGCTGGTGATCATGTATCGTAAAGAAAAAGGGTTATCGGTGACTTCGCAGTCTGATGGGGGAACAGCCTAA
- a CDS encoding molybdenum cofactor biosynthesis protein MoaE, which translates to MKLKIQLFAGIAERIGTSVLEHDYPGEQPTAASLKESLALAYPEAAAQIRSAFLAVNQQYAPASAAIQAQDELALIPPVSGGDGSDASPDQPAITAAEHRTPDGMYMITSSPLSVEATTRLVITANHGATLTFVGTTREMTGEQRTVHLEYEAYVPMALSQMAAIGAEISERWPGVQCAISHRIGKVDVEEISVVIAVSSPHRSDCYDASRYAIERLKQAVPIWKKEIWEDGAEWKGHQLGPWDPTKNLDN; encoded by the coding sequence ATGAAATTGAAAATTCAGTTATTTGCAGGCATTGCCGAACGAATCGGCACGTCTGTCCTTGAACATGACTATCCCGGGGAACAGCCCACGGCTGCCTCGTTAAAAGAAAGCCTTGCCCTCGCCTATCCTGAGGCGGCTGCGCAAATCCGCTCCGCTTTTCTGGCCGTCAATCAGCAGTATGCCCCGGCGAGTGCAGCAATCCAGGCTCAGGATGAGCTTGCATTGATTCCGCCTGTATCCGGAGGAGACGGCTCCGATGCATCGCCTGACCAGCCCGCCATCACCGCCGCCGAGCACCGGACGCCGGATGGCATGTACATGATCACTTCCTCCCCTTTATCCGTCGAAGCCACGACCAGACTGGTGATCACCGCAAACCATGGAGCAACGCTGACTTTCGTCGGCACGACGCGTGAAATGACGGGAGAACAACGAACGGTTCATCTGGAATACGAAGCATATGTTCCGATGGCCTTATCTCAAATGGCGGCCATCGGAGCGGAAATTTCCGAACGCTGGCCTGGCGTGCAGTGTGCGATCAGCCATCGCATAGGTAAAGTGGATGTCGAGGAGATTAGCGTTGTCATTGCGGTGTCCTCTCCGCACCGCAGCGATTGTTATGATGCCAGCCGTTATGCGATCGAAAGGCTGAAGCAGGCCGTACCGATCTGGAAAAAAGAAATATGGGAAGATGGTGCTGAATGGAAAGGGCACCAACTAGGTCCATGGGACCCTACCAAAAACCTTGATAATTAG
- a CDS encoding cysteine desulfurase, producing the protein MNPSIREQFPILHQEINGHPLVYLDNAATSQKPQSVIDAIKHYYDFENSNVHRGVHTLGSRATDAYEGAREKVAKFINARRTQEIIFTRGTTTALNIVASSYARSVCKEGDEIVITAMEHHSNLIPWQQVAKATGATLKYIPLQPDGNIDLADVEKTITGNTKIVAIAYVSNVMGVIHPVKQIAEIAHRNGAVIVVDGAQSTPHMKVDVQDLDCDFYALSGHKMCGPTGIGALYGKKALLESMEPVEFGGEMIDDVGLYDSTWKELPWKFEGGTPIIAGAVGLGAAIDFLEQIGMDEIARHESVLAAYATERLSEIGGLTIYGPAKRHVGVVTFNLGDVHPHDVATVLDASGVAIRAGHHCCQPLMRWLQVSATARASFYLYNTEQDVDRLVSALIQTKEYFGDAT; encoded by the coding sequence ATGAACCCATCCATCCGCGAGCAGTTCCCGATCCTCCACCAGGAAATCAACGGACACCCGCTCGTATATCTGGACAATGCGGCGACGTCGCAGAAACCGCAGTCGGTTATCGATGCGATTAAGCATTATTATGATTTTGAGAACTCCAACGTGCATCGCGGAGTTCATACGCTTGGAAGCCGGGCAACGGACGCCTACGAAGGCGCTCGCGAGAAGGTTGCCAAATTCATCAATGCCCGTCGCACGCAGGAGATCATTTTCACCCGCGGCACAACGACGGCTTTAAATATCGTCGCTTCTTCCTATGCACGCTCCGTGTGCAAGGAAGGCGACGAAATCGTGATTACGGCGATGGAGCACCACAGCAACCTGATTCCATGGCAGCAAGTGGCCAAGGCAACTGGAGCGACGTTGAAATACATTCCGCTTCAGCCGGACGGCAATATCGATCTGGCCGATGTTGAGAAAACGATCACGGGCAATACTAAAATTGTCGCGATCGCTTATGTATCCAATGTGATGGGTGTCATCCATCCAGTGAAACAAATTGCCGAAATTGCGCATCGCAACGGTGCCGTTATCGTTGTGGACGGAGCGCAAAGCACACCGCACATGAAGGTTGACGTGCAGGATCTGGACTGTGATTTTTATGCGCTTTCCGGCCACAAAATGTGCGGTCCTACCGGAATTGGTGCGCTTTACGGCAAAAAGGCGCTGCTGGAGTCCATGGAACCCGTCGAGTTCGGCGGTGAAATGATTGACGATGTCGGTCTTTACGATTCCACCTGGAAAGAGCTGCCGTGGAAGTTCGAAGGCGGTACGCCGATTATTGCCGGTGCAGTAGGGCTTGGCGCTGCGATTGACTTCCTGGAGCAGATCGGCATGGACGAAATTGCCCGGCATGAGAGCGTGCTGGCGGCGTATGCCACAGAACGCCTGTCTGAAATCGGTGGACTGACCATCTATGGACCTGCCAAACGCCATGTCGGAGTCGTTACCTTCAATCTGGGCGACGTTCACCCGCATGATGTGGCAACCGTGCTTGACGCCAGCGGAGTCGCCATTCGTGCCGGACACCACTGCTGCCAGCCATTGATGCGTTGGCTGCAGGTCAGCGCGACGGCTCGCGCCAGCTTTTATCTGTATAATACCGAACAAGATGTGGACCGGCTTGTCAGCGCCTTAATCCAGACAAAGGAGTATTTTGGCGATGCAACTTGA
- the sufU gene encoding Fe-S cluster assembly sulfur transfer protein SufU, with translation MQLDDLYRRVIMDHYKNPRNRGTFDNEAVTVDLNNPTCGDRISLQLMLKDGIVQEARYTGEGCSISMSSASMMTEAIQGKTMEQALDLANRFSSLMKGEEVDFDDYEDLEALSGVNKFPARIKCATLAWNALRKGIDDEDNVQ, from the coding sequence ATGCAACTTGATGATCTGTACCGGCGAGTCATAATGGACCACTACAAAAACCCGCGCAACCGCGGAACGTTTGATAATGAAGCCGTCACGGTGGACTTGAACAATCCAACCTGCGGCGACCGGATTTCACTGCAGCTTATGTTGAAGGACGGAATCGTTCAGGAGGCCAGATACACGGGAGAAGGCTGTTCCATCAGCATGTCTTCGGCGTCGATGATGACCGAAGCCATCCAAGGCAAAACGATGGAGCAGGCGCTCGATCTGGCGAACCGTTTTTCCTCACTGATGAAAGGGGAAGAAGTTGATTTCGACGATTATGAAGATCTCGAAGCCCTATCCGGTGTGAACAAGTTCCCTGCACGCATCAAATGTGCCACTCTGGCCTGGAATGCACTGCGCAAAGGAATTGACGATGAGGACAATGTACAATAA